The Cohnella abietis genome has a segment encoding these proteins:
- a CDS encoding transposase, whose translation MRRRNRTFEAIRHQAAREALSGIKPAIVARKYEVTSETIRSWVKEFQETHGDDSIPTFSERAADEQRYLELEEKHARAMKVLGEKELELEILRELIKKKNPLSMTN comes from the coding sequence ATGAGGAGACGTAATCGCACTTTTGAAGCTATAAGACATCAAGCAGCTAGGGAAGCTTTATCTGGTATAAAGCCAGCTATTGTTGCACGTAAGTACGAGGTTACATCTGAGACCATACGCTCTTGGGTGAAGGAGTTTCAAGAAACCCATGGCGATGATAGCATACCTACATTCAGTGAACGCGCAGCAGATGAACAACGCTATCTTGAACTCGAGGAAAAACATGCCCGTGCTATGAAGGTCTTGGGCGAGAAAGAACTTGAACTCGAGATTTTGCGTGAACTTATAAAAAAGAAGAACCCTCTCTCGATGACAAACTAG